The following proteins are encoded in a genomic region of Sparus aurata chromosome 23, fSpaAur1.1, whole genome shotgun sequence:
- the rln3a gene encoding relaxin-3a: MWKAVMLAMCLLVAGVQPMDDPTYGVKLCGREFIRAVIFTCGGSRWRRSISADVLEDPFSSRQEDSSEGLSHNSVVETLLQRNRDVSFTPTDNQEGVFSRPARSFITEEILEALRKADRKGRDVVVGLSNACCKWGCSKSEISSLC; the protein is encoded by the exons ATGTGGAAAGCTGTGATGCTGGCTATGTGTCTGCTGGTGGCCGGGGTTCAGCCCATGGATGACCCAACATATGGGGTGAAGCTGTGTGGTCGTGAGTTCATCCGGGCAGTCATCTTCACTTGCGGGGGGTCACGATGGAGACGGTCAATCAGTGCAG ATGTTTTGGAGGACCCATTCAGCTCCCGTCAGGAAGATTCCTCAGAGGGCTTGAGTCACAACTCCGTGGTGGAGACTCTCCTCCAAAGGAACAGAGATGTAAGCTTCACACCTACAGACAACCAGGAGGGAGTGTTCAGCAGGCCAGCCCGTTCTTTCATCACCGAGGAGATCCTGGAAGCCCTTCGCAAGGCTGACCGCAAAGGCCGGGATGTGGTGGTGGGCTTGTCCAATGCCTGCTGCAAATGGGGCTGCAGCAAGAGTGAGATCAGCTCCCTTTGCTGA